Proteins from one Pleuronectes platessa chromosome 16, fPlePla1.1, whole genome shotgun sequence genomic window:
- the eve1 gene encoding even-skipped-like1 — MPLCPEYYPDEYVPSTGIQLRQFGAIRPVMIHFQTCQHQTAEDNAVAEGRQTPLADVAGREQLELCPRGALLDPSRRHRTAFTREQLSRLEQEYRRESYVSRPRRCELATALNLPETTIKVWFQNRRMKDKRQRHSLPWPHSLVDPLGAILMGRSSPATTLPYPFLPHHLPLHHYSPLALSSPASSAHSSYSAPMRPLDALRLSQYHNRARGLPQTTAAFYPSASIVHHPPSCACPLCLYWGPEQFLKARGEALGLSQPRSTKANMEPAGLEQR, encoded by the exons ATGCCGCTGTGTCCAGAATATTATCCCGATGAATATGTCCCCTCCACCGGGATCCAACTCCGCCAATTTGGAGCCATTAGACCTGTAATGATTCACTTCCAAACCTGCCAACATCAAACGGCGGAGGACAATGCGG TGGCAGAGGGCAGACAGACGCCGTTGGCGGATGTCGCCGGGCGCGAGCAGCTAGAGCTGTGCCCGCGCGGCGCGCTGCTCGACCCGAGCCGGCGGCACCGCACCGCGTTCACGCGGGAGCAGCTGTCCCGGCTGGAGCAGGAGTACCGCCGGGAGAGCTACGTGTCCAGGCCCCGGCGCTGCGAGCTGGCCACGGCTCTCAATTTACCGGAAACAACGATAAAG GTGTGGTTCCAGAACAGGAGGATGAAGGATAAACGCCAGAGACACTCCTTGCCTTGGCCTCACTCTCTCGTCGACCCTCTGGGTGCCATCTTGATGGGACGCTCCTCTCCTGCCACCACGTTACCGTACCCCTTCCTCCCGCACCACCTGCCCCTCCACCACTACTCCCCGCTGGCTCTCTCCTCACCGGCATCCTCGGCCCACAGTTCCTACAGTGCACCCATGAGGCCCCTGGATGCACTCCGCCTCTCCCAGTACCACAACAGGGCGAGGGGGCTGCCTCAGACGACAGCAGCCTTCTACCCCTCCGCCAGCATCGTGCACCATCCACCTTCATGTGCCTGCCCCCTTTGTCTGTACTGGGGACCAGAACAATTCCTTAAAGCCAGAGGGGAGGCACTGGGACTGAGCCAGCCCCGTAGTACCAAGGCCAACATGGAGCCTGCTGGTTTGGAGCAGAGATAA